Proteins encoded in a region of the Bombyx mori chromosome 23, ASM3026992v2 genome:
- the LOC100101176 gene encoding glia maturation factor beta (The RefSeq protein has 1 substitution compared to this genomic sequence), translating into MSAQNVNVCDIGDDVKEVLKKFRFQKHTSNPALILKVNREKQVLEVDEELESVELEELQDILPSHQPRFIVYSYKMEHSDGRTSFPMCFIFYTPRDAHMELQVMYAGTQRALAATVGAPRLLEVREIDELTSEWLEEKLRK; encoded by the exons ATGTCAGCACAAAACGTAAACGTCTGTGATATTGGTGATGATGTAAAGGAAGTCCTGAAAAAGTTTCGTTTCCAGAAACACACTTCCAATTCTGCTCTTATTTTAAAG GTGAATAGAGAAAAACAAGTCCTAGAAGTTGATGAGGAGCTGGAGAGTGTTGAGCTTGAAGAACTACAGGATATTCTGCCGTCCCATCAGCCGAGATTCATAGTTTACAG CTACAAAATGGAGCACAGTGACGGTCGGACGTCATTTCCGATGTGTTTTATATTCTACACACCCAGAGACGCACATATGGAGCTGCAA GTTATGTACGCGGGCACACAGAGGGCGCTGGCGGCCACCGTCGGAGCCCCGAGACTGCTCGAAGTCCGGGAGATAGACGAGCTGACCTCGGAATGGCTCGAAGAGAAACTGAgaaaataa